The genomic region TTGCTTGTAGGAAATTGGTGTTAATTTTGATTGACATTAATTTCCCAAAATATTAATGAAACTAACACAGTTATCTTGTACCTTTTTGTAGGAGAAATGATCGAAAGATACTAAAGAAATGGAAGTTGAAAAGGTTTTTCACATGAAAAAAGGCGTTGGCCATACCATTTCTACGCAAGGAACTCTCTATTGCAGTGTCCGCCCATCCTCGActcctttattatatttttttccgACTCTTTGTATTATATAATGTCTAATTTCATAAAATATTAAGTTCCAACGGTTTTACATTAAAATAGTTCGAGAAGGCTGGCGATTTATTTATTTAGAGGTTTATATAGTAACAGGAAACATGgcaaagatgcaagtttcttcaactagctatagttttagctATCCTTAAACAATGAACAAACATCGTCTCTTTATCAATCCTTTTTTTCGCTCTAAATTCTCGAGCTTTTGCTTTGTAACAGAGAGCAGTAACAATACAGAcaggaccagtaatagaagaaaGCGTAAGGGAAGTCTATAATACCTTAAAGCCAGAATGCCTTATGATGGCCGACATGGGTTGTTCTTCAGGGCCAAATGCTTTGCTAGTAGTCTCGAGAATCATAGACGTAACTGACGAGGCTAGTCGGAGTATAAACCGTCAATGCCCTCAATTCGGAGTGTTCTTAAACGATCTACCCGGGAATGATTTCAATACCCTGTTTAACTTGATCCCGAATTTCAACCAGAACTTACAAGAAGCTAAAGGAAGCCACTTCGGACCTTGTTTTGTGTCGGGAATTCCTAAATCATTTTATGGACGAGTTTTCCCTGACAATTTTCTTCATTTTGTTCACTCCTCCTATAGTATTCATTGGCTTTCTCAGGTAAACAAATGCCATTTTGAAGTCACCAATGTATATTAAAGTTCTTTATATTTGGTGTCCATTCTCGAATGATACAAAAGGTACATAATACATGGGTCGTAATCATTAGGCTAAGATTTCTTCGGTGAAGTATTGACATTTGAGATGACAGGTACCAAGGGGATTGATGAGCGAAAATGGAGAAGCATTGAACAAGGGGAACATATTCATAGCAAAAACAAGCCCTCCGGAGATACACAAGGCATATTATGCACAATTTAAAAGAGATTTTACGTTATTTCTAAGGTCACGTTCAAGGGAAATGATCTCTGCTGGTGGCATGGTCATCGTACTCAATGGCAGCATCAAAAGTGATGAACCTGACTCGATACTGGAGTTGCTTGGCTCTACCCTCCAGGACATTTAATTAACTTGCATCTACTGTTGTAGATAAATTCTTGATATTCGAAAATCACAATTTGGAAAGAAATTAACCCTTGTGAGTTATGATCACCAGGGTGTGATTGTACAGGAAAAACTGGACAAGTTCAACATGCCCGTCTATACTCCAACAGTCGAGGAGGTAAGAAAACTAGTCGAGACTGAAGGATCATTTGCTCTCAACAAACTTGAAACATTTACAGTGGACTGGAGCCTAGATACCTGTCAAAACCTCGAAACTCAAGCCAAGTTTGTAGCTAAGTCCATAAGAGCAGTGGTAGAACCTTTGCTTGAAACTACATTTACCCATGCAGTCATTGATGATTTGTTTCTATTGTTCGAAATACGTGTTAAGGAACGAATTGCTCGAAAAAGAGGTGAAAACCTTAATATTGTGCTATCAATGATGAAGAAAGAGTAAAACTTTTTTCTTTAAGAAGTCAATCTCAAGGCAAAACCATAATCCTATATAGAAATCGATAGATCATAATGTAACGGAATTTTTAATGATAATCTATTTCGAAACAAATGTGATTAACACGCTTTGTTTTCAATTCGTTCATAAATAAGAACTCCTCTACAAACGACCATTGTTAATGCTCtaattagacctgtcaaacgggtcgggtcccgggtcgggtcagaatacaGGTCGGGTTGAATACAGGTCAGGTCAGATACGAGTCGGGTTATatgggtcacgggtcgggttagggtcagaatacgggtcaagaaataatttctaacgtcttttttaaacgatttttttaattaaaaaaagggttatttaatgagaatactccaaactattgtgatgcttctcaaaatactacaaactgtaatttaactaccaatatatccaactatttaaaattaatattttaatcatattcaacgtttacattaattatattgacataattattaaaataaagtttttttaataattattttattattaaatattataaaagttatataaaattaactttttagttgtttttgtaattttaagtaataaaaaaaatatttttttaactattttttcaaatataatatagaaatattaatattttaataaaattcttgatttacctttgacccaacgagtcgacccgttcgggtcgggtctcgaccctaaaataacgggtcattttgggttcgggtcaaacgggtcgcgggtcgaaaAAACCGGGTCTGTAACCCTAAAAACGGGTCaggcgggtcgggtcgggttttgaCAAGTCTAGCTCTAATGGATACAGATATGGGACTACAAATTTTGGACCCTTCAAAGCCGGATTTGACATGTATATAGGTTGAACCTCATAGATTTGGATCTTTATTCAACATGATCCAGACTTATCGAATTTTACATTCTCTTATATATGCTCTTTTTACATGCTTTACGGATGAAGATATTTGCAAACTTATAATGAAGTTTCAAAGTGAATATTTTTTTTTGGCACGTAAGAGGGGAAAAGGCTCGAAAAATGCAAATAGACTAAAGTAGGACTAAACGAGGGAAAGCAGCTCCTAGTAAATCTTCACGAAGAATCGAACGAAGACCGTTATGAGACGAATCGAGtattgtagtagtagtagtagtagtaacaaATCAGGTATGAATAATTATTTTTTATACATAATATGATCTTTATTCAACAATACAACAGCATTACATATTGTATCTCGCAATAAATAGTACATATATTATCAATGAAAAATCTATTTTACAGATAACCATAGAAATTTTATTACACACACTGTAATTTTTAAAGTAAAGGCGGCCGGAACGAAGTTTCAGTCTTTCTTGGTCACCGATAGCACAATGTTAAAGAATTCACCGGTTTTTTTAGCAATTCGTTCCTTAACACGTGTTTCGGACATTAGAAACAAATCGTCCATAACAGCATGACCAAATGCAGTTGTAATTAAAGGTTCTACCACTGCTCTTATGGTCTTGGCTACAAACTTAGCTTGAGTTTCGAGGGTTTGAGAGGTATCTACGCTCCAGTCAGTTGTAAACGTTTCAAGTTTGTTAAGAGCAAACGATTCTTCAGCCTCGACTAATTTTCTTACCTCCTCAACTGTTGGAGTATAGAGCGGCATGTTGAACTCGTCCACTTTTTCCTGCTCAATCACACCCTGTTGATAACTCGAAGGGTTAAATTTCTTTTCTAACTCGTCTTTCATATTATATCAAATATTCGTCTACAACTCTACAACAATAGATCAATGCCAAGTTAATTAATCACCTTTAAAACCATATCTTGGAGGATAGGGCCAACCAACTCCAGCATCGAGTCAGGGTCATCACTATTGATGCTACCAGTGAGAACCACTACCATACCACCACCAGAGACCATTTCCCTTGAACGTGACCTTAAAAACAACGTGAAATCACTTTCAAATTGTGCATAATATGCCTTGTGTATCTCTGGAGGACTTGATTTTGCTAAGACTATGTTCCCCTTGTTCAATGCTTCGCCATTTTCGCTCACCAATCCTTTTGGTACCTGTCATCTCAATTAACATTACTTCACCGAACAAATCTTGGCATAATAATTAAGACGTGCCCGTTTATTTTGTACACTAAGACCGAGGTTCTAGTTCCACTACCCCTATTATGTACCTTTTTGCTCATTTAATTTGacacaaaaaataaaacaactttCGATTTTAATATATGCATCTTTTAAGAATGGAAAGTTGTTCATGGATCGTCCGGTCCATTAACCCAGCCCATCTAACCCACAAAATAAGCAGGTACGGACAAAACATTTTATGAAAATTACAAAGGCCCAATCCACTAATCCATCCCAAACTTGCTAACCCGCTTTTACTTTGGTTGAAAATTTAACGCTAGCCTGATGACCCAATCCCGCATTTGTTTACCTGAGAAAGCCAGTGAAGACTGTTTGATGAGTGAACAAAATGAAGAAATTTGTAAGGGAAAACTCGTCCATAAAACGACTTGGGTATTCCCgacacaaaacaaggtctgaaaCCGCTTCCTTTAGCTTCTTGCAAGCCCTGGTTGAAATTCGGAAGCAAGTTAAACAAGGTATTGAAATCATTCCCGGGTAGATCGTTTAAGAACACTCCGAATTGAGGACATTGACAGTTTATACTCCGGCTAGCCTCGTCAATTACGTCAATGATTTTCGAGACTAGTAGCAAAGAATTTGGTCCTGAAGAACAACCCATTTCGGCCATCATAAGGCACTCTGGCCTTAAGGTGTCATAGACTTTCCTTGCGCTTTCTACAATTATCGGTCCAGCCTGTGATGATATTGTTCTCTGTTACAAAGCATGCAAAAGTTTAAGATTTCAGGGTGCAATGTAAAATAATCGAAGAAATACAGTAAGATGACGAAGGACGGAATAGTAGACCTGCAATAGAGAGTTCCTTGCATAGCTAGTGTGGTCGACACCTTTCTTCATATGAAAAACCTTTTCGACTTCCATTTCTTGTGTATTTTTCCTTTCTCCTACGCTTGCATCGCCTTGCATGTTGTATATTACTATTTTGTTTGGTGCCAATTGAAAAGAAAGGACTCCATTATATAGGAGCAATATTTACTATTACTCAGTGGCGAATCCACGTTGTGGATTGGGGTGTCATAAGACACCGGAAACTTTGAAAAAAATTGTACTGCATTCATAGGTTTTGATGAAGGGGCGCCGTAAAAAAGGTTGTGGGACACCATAAAACTTGGCACTTGTCCTTCACTCCCTAAGATTTATCGAAATAAAATATTGAATTGTATTCCCTTGTGAGTACACAAACTCGCATGTACTACTTTTTGTCTTGTCATTAGTTTATAAAGTCtactagtattggtgtccggcttcgcccgggctacctctacttaccattaatttttgttttcattaaataaaaaaaaacttaaagttgcataacctatacatttatcattaatatatttttttataacatatcctaaaattataatgaaataaattttgagacaaattcactactcccgctattaatattttacttttattaatgaaacaacagtaataacatttcactacttacccgtaatcattgttactttcactactatcgccgtaattattgttactgtcactactgccgcattaatattaataatttcaCTACTCACGCCGTAAtttttgttactttcactattgccacattaatattgattatttgacTATTCTCGTTGTTGTTTCTAATACTTTCAcaaatctcgctgataatattgttacttttattattcaAATGAGATTACTATCATATAAATATATTCAATGTTACTACCAAttattttctttactgacgaaattacttttactacttaggcatgcaattttaagagaattatatatttatataaatatattacatatatgcattaaatcaaattgaAAGAATTaagcaatattatatattatggaatctaacttgaattatttataacctacttattatatttttgtatgttaaataattaacatctccaTACAGCTAATAAacttaaagtttaataaaattgaatagattttaaatttaatatataattttatgatgattaataattaataccataagtgtgcatgtttatactaattaattattttattttaattgaaattgaccatattctagtcttctataaatatttagaaaaattaccaaacatcttctttcttttagtatctttgaaattgaccatcttaattaattattttattttaaggaaattgaccatcttaattaattattttattttaaggaaattgacaatgttttagtctcttacaaatgtttaggaaaattaccaaacttctatataatttaattttaacccaaattatataatatttgcattgatatcccttaatcgggtccatcacacggtgctagtgatttaaaactatatagtataattaatttgtataactttctttaattacattgaagtcccttgatttctggacttaatatatactccctccgtcccggtcatttgttatcctttgattttggcacaaagaccaaggaaaggggaatgagccaattactaaatgacaagtggaacaaattgattttggatgatcaaattgttcatgaagttcattcttaaaatagaaaggacaacaactcactgagacaccccaatatggaaaatgacaacaaatgaccgggacaaagggaGTAGTATTGATTGATTATCTATACTCTGTTACCCTATAGGCTATATCTATGACACTGTGAGCTATACCCCACACCCACTTGACCACTACTAAAAAAATTTAGAATAACAATTAGGAGTACTACTATATTACTCCGtagtttttaatttttatgaggcACAAGTCAATGCAAAATTTCTCGTTTAAGACGATATTATTTGTCACCAATCAAAAATTTGTAATAATTGTTATTAAATAATAAGAGCTATAAATTatccgttttttttttgtttgcctttgtgccaaaatcaaagataaataaattATCGAAACTAAGGGAATATTTACCTTATTTACCAACTGATTATACTTTTGTACAATATTGGTTGAATCCTCAAATATTTTTAATATTATcttataaattttaaattttgattaatatttataaaataagCTAAAATTTCCTGGATCCGCCACTAATCCGTTACAGTATCCACCTCGCATAAAGCAAAGGGACCCCGTAAAAAAAATTTCCTGGATCCGCCACTACTATTACTTCTACATTGTTAAAACATGCAGCATAAAATTACAGACTTTTCTTCTTATTTGAGACCCCATGCAAcacaatcaatcaatcaagttttacgTACGTTGAAAGGCATATACAGTGagacatttttctttttctttttcttttttaattaAGAGTGAACATTAATTAAAAAATCAAGGACTCAAGGAGAGTTAAGTTTCTTCTGTGTAAGGGTGGGGTGGGCCGTAGACCTGGCtaatgggtcaatcgggtcgagGTCGATTTGGGCCAATTCAGGTTGGGTTAGTTGGCCGAGTCATTTTCGGGTCGACTATTATCAAATTATTTgtgaacaataacaataaataatCGGGTTGGATTATattgggtcgggtcaattcgagtTCAGAACAAATTTGAATCTTGAGTTCGAAGATTGAGTCGGGTCAATTTTACCAGCTCTAGGTCTAAGTGGGGGGACGTTGGGggttagaggtggcaatcgggtcagccAGATCGGGTTTGGGTCAGGTCACGTCTGGTCGGGTCATATCGGTCAAGATACCCTTTCggtcgttatcgggtcgggtcatttcgggtcaaatgatgtatcggttcgggtcattatcgggtccggtaacttaatcgcattactacAATTTTTTACCAATAAATTTAGTTTTAAACcaattatttggtttaattatttcattactaagtcaaacatatcaatctaaacacaaaatcaatTTCAtcttgatcaaaattaagcttaataattttcgggtcatcaatttaatcgagTCAGCATCGGGTCGGTTAAGGTCGGGGTTCGGGTCGgcatttgaaaatttgaaatttttagttaaaatttttgaattttttcgagaTTCCCTTTTAATTTTTAACCTATTAAGAgttgaattgaacttataggagctgaactgaactgaacttatagaacctgaactgaactgaacttctAGAACCTGAACTTATAGAAAAATGAGTATGAATTGAACTAAACTTTTCTGAATTACTTATAagagctgaactaaacttataagagT from Silene latifolia isolate original U9 population chromosome 3, ASM4854445v1, whole genome shotgun sequence harbors:
- the LOC141648551 gene encoding S-adenosyl-L-methionine:benzoic acid/salicylic acid carboxyl methyltransferase 3-like, translated to MQGDASVGERKNTQEMEVEKVFHMKKGVDHTSYARNSLLQRTISSQAGPIIVESARKVYDTLRPECLMMAEMGCSSGPNSLLLVSKIIDVIDEASRSINCQCPQFGVFLNDLPGNDFNTLFNLLPNFNQGLQEAKGSGFRPCFVSGIPKSFYGRVFPYKFLHFVHSSNSLHWLSQVPKGLVSENGEALNKGNIVLAKSSPPEIHKAYYAQFESDFTLFLRSRSREMVSGGGMVVVLTGSINSDDPDSMLELVGPILQDMVLKGVIEQEKVDEFNMPLYTPTVEEVRKLVEAEESFALNKLETFTTDWSVDTSQTLETQAKFVAKTIRAVVEPLITTAFGHAVMDDLFLMSETRVKERIAKKTGEFFNIVLSVTKKD